The following coding sequences lie in one Allochromatium vinosum DSM 180 genomic window:
- a CDS encoding ABC transporter ATP-binding protein, translated as MLEICDLYRQFNGRPVLQGISMRLKPGEYVAITGESGVGKSTLLNVIAGLDRPDRGRLVLDGEDYAALDEDALTRLRRDKLGFVFQAFHILPHLTLRQNVALPLWLKGQGGRRADRQAEHLLDAVGLGDRAESWPRELSGGEMQRVAIARALAHKPRLILADEPTGNLDPTNAARVLRLLGERIRSAGAMGILVTHSPEAARSADRVLQLTPEGLHE; from the coding sequence ATGCTCGAAATCTGCGACCTTTACCGCCAGTTCAATGGCCGCCCGGTCCTTCAGGGCATCTCAATGCGTCTGAAGCCTGGTGAATATGTCGCCATCACCGGCGAGTCCGGCGTCGGGAAGTCCACGCTGTTGAATGTGATCGCCGGTCTGGATCGGCCCGATCGCGGCCGTCTGGTGCTCGACGGCGAAGACTACGCGGCGCTCGACGAGGACGCCTTGACACGCCTGCGGCGCGACAAACTCGGCTTCGTCTTCCAGGCGTTCCATATCCTGCCGCATCTCACACTGCGTCAGAATGTGGCTCTACCGCTCTGGCTCAAGGGTCAGGGCGGCCGGCGGGCGGATCGTCAGGCCGAGCATCTGCTCGACGCCGTGGGGTTGGGCGACCGTGCCGAGAGCTGGCCACGCGAGCTGTCCGGGGGCGAGATGCAGCGCGTCGCGATCGCCCGCGCTCTGGCACACAAGCCACGCCTGATTCTGGCCGACGAACCCACGGGAAACCTGGATCCCACCAACGCGGCTCGCGTGTTGAGGTTGCTGGGCGAGCGGATCCGTAGCGCCGGAGCCATGGGAATCCTGGTCACGCACTCCCCGGAAGCGGCCAGGAGCGCCGATCGCGTGTTGCAGCTCACGCCAGAAGGACTGCACGAGTGA
- a CDS encoding Hsp20 family protein, protein MSTLDFSPLFRSMIGFDRLANALETAYRTEPGGYPPYNVELLDENRYRITLAVAGFTEAELGIEAKENLLTVTGQRQANESEGNFLYRGIANRAFERRFQLADYVKVQEARLENGLLHIDLVREVPEAMKPRRIEIRAAGASPAIEHASTERPKAA, encoded by the coding sequence ATGTCCACACTCGACTTCTCACCGCTGTTTCGCTCCATGATCGGTTTCGATCGTCTGGCCAATGCGCTGGAGACGGCCTATCGCACCGAGCCGGGCGGCTATCCGCCCTACAACGTCGAGCTGCTCGACGAGAATCGTTATCGCATCACGCTCGCCGTGGCCGGCTTCACCGAGGCCGAACTGGGCATCGAGGCCAAGGAGAACCTGCTCACCGTCACGGGGCAGCGTCAGGCGAACGAGAGCGAGGGTAACTTCCTCTATCGCGGCATTGCCAATCGCGCCTTCGAGCGCCGCTTCCAGCTCGCCGACTATGTGAAGGTCCAGGAGGCGCGTCTCGAGAATGGTCTGTTGCACATCGATCTGGTCCGCGAGGTGCCCGAGGCGATGAAGCCGCGGCGCATCGAGATCCGCGCAGCGGGTGCGAGTCCGGCCATCGAGCATGCGTCGACTGAACGGCCGAAAGCCGCCTGA
- a CDS encoding PepSY domain-containing protein produces MVNHLVNEALVITMTPVAHLSCLLLISALTFNVSVLADHLDHDSVKRLRDDGRILSMSEVMRRAARIRPGQLLEAELDRDDGRYVYEILILDATGRVHELELDAASGVLIESSYDD; encoded by the coding sequence TTGGTCAATCATCTGGTCAACGAGGCCCTGGTCATCACCATGACGCCTGTCGCTCATCTGTCATGCCTCCTTCTCATCAGTGCGCTGACCTTCAATGTCTCGGTTCTGGCCGATCACCTGGATCACGACAGCGTCAAACGTCTGCGTGATGACGGCCGTATCCTGTCGATGTCCGAGGTGATGCGACGGGCCGCACGGATTCGGCCGGGGCAGTTGCTGGAGGCGGAACTGGATCGGGATGACGGGCGCTATGTCTACGAGATTCTCATCCTCGACGCGACAGGCCGGGTCCATGAACTCGAACTCGATGCCGCCAGTGGCGTGCTGATCGAATCGTCGTACGACGACTGA
- a CDS encoding response regulator transcription factor, which produces MRLLLVEDDPAQIAALLPALNAAGFAVDQAQDGAIGERLGETEPYDVIVLDLGLPKRPGLEVLRHWRARGLSLPVLILTARDAWPERVDGLKAGADDYLGKPFHVEELIARLNALTRRAAGNLRPALAVGGLSLDADRQQVICPDGEVRELTGTEFRLLRYLMLNPGRILSKAQLLEHVYELEAERGDNLIEVYIRRLREKIGRDRIQTLRGQGYLLKR; this is translated from the coding sequence ATGCGCTTGTTACTGGTCGAAGACGATCCCGCACAGATCGCCGCCCTGTTGCCGGCTCTGAATGCTGCCGGCTTCGCGGTCGATCAGGCGCAGGATGGTGCGATCGGCGAGCGCTTGGGCGAGACCGAACCCTATGACGTCATCGTGCTCGATCTCGGTTTGCCCAAACGGCCCGGCCTGGAGGTGCTACGGCACTGGCGTGCCCGTGGTCTGAGCCTACCGGTCCTGATATTGACCGCGCGCGATGCCTGGCCTGAGCGTGTCGACGGACTCAAGGCCGGCGCCGACGACTATCTGGGCAAACCCTTTCATGTCGAGGAGCTGATCGCACGTCTCAATGCCCTCACACGCCGCGCGGCGGGCAACCTGCGCCCGGCGCTTGCCGTCGGCGGTCTGTCGCTCGACGCGGATCGACAGCAGGTCATCTGCCCCGACGGCGAGGTTCGCGAACTGACCGGAACCGAGTTCCGGCTGTTGCGCTATCTGATGCTCAATCCAGGGCGCATCCTGTCGAAGGCGCAACTCCTGGAGCACGTCTATGAGCTGGAGGCCGAGCGGGGCGACAATCTGATCGAGGTCTACATACGGCGCCTGCGCGAGAAGATCGGTCGCGATCGCATCCAGACCCTGCGCGGTCAGGGATACCTGTTGAAACGATGA
- a CDS encoding sensor histidine kinase, giving the protein MTSLEGRLHLGLALSLALLIGSAWWLGHAALHHTANAFVLSRLEHDAEGLLGALRFDAPGIPRLESPRLTPVYEQPYSGHYFVIVPATGEPLRSRSLWDTDLESPALQPGETRHWTLQGPNEQYLVAWAEGYRFGDRDLVVVMAEDIRPLSAELRHFERLFAIMAVAGLLLSLLIQRLIVRRAFAGLRPIYRDIEQLEHGRIVTLSEDVPREMQPLVRKLNRLLVLLGQRLERSRTAAGNLSHALKGPLVLLRQYLSDPKLHLTPETRAGLLDQVEHLRRIAERQLKRARLAGAGGVGEFFEPAAELPVLKRLLERIHAGRALRIDLECVIDAPLALDREDMLELLGNLLDNACKWARERVRARLHVEAGTLVLLVEDDGPGCSEDAIADITERGVRLDEEVGGHGLGLAIVKEIVAGYQGVLGFERAGELGGLRVDVRLPLQDQGLDGR; this is encoded by the coding sequence ATGACCTCTCTGGAAGGCCGACTCCATCTGGGACTGGCGCTCAGTCTGGCGCTGCTGATCGGCAGTGCCTGGTGGCTCGGGCACGCCGCCCTGCATCACACGGCCAACGCCTTCGTGCTCTCGCGTCTGGAGCACGACGCCGAGGGACTGCTCGGTGCGCTCAGGTTCGATGCGCCGGGTATCCCGCGTCTGGAATCACCGCGCCTGACGCCCGTCTATGAGCAACCCTACTCGGGACACTATTTCGTCATCGTTCCGGCGACGGGCGAGCCTCTGCGCTCACGTTCGCTGTGGGATACGGATCTCGAGAGTCCAGCGCTTCAACCCGGAGAGACACGACACTGGACGTTGCAAGGGCCGAACGAACAGTACCTCGTGGCCTGGGCGGAAGGCTACCGCTTTGGCGATCGCGATCTGGTCGTGGTCATGGCCGAGGACATCAGGCCACTGAGTGCTGAGCTGCGTCACTTCGAGCGCCTGTTCGCGATCATGGCGGTGGCAGGGTTGCTGCTGAGTCTGCTGATCCAGCGCCTCATCGTGCGCCGCGCCTTCGCCGGACTGCGGCCCATCTACCGCGACATCGAGCAGCTCGAACACGGGCGTATCGTCACCCTGAGCGAAGACGTGCCGCGCGAGATGCAGCCGTTGGTGCGCAAGCTCAACCGTTTGCTGGTTCTGCTCGGTCAGCGTCTGGAACGCTCGCGGACGGCGGCAGGCAATCTGTCGCACGCGCTCAAAGGTCCGCTGGTGCTGCTGCGCCAGTACCTGAGTGATCCCAAACTACATCTGACGCCCGAGACGCGCGCCGGACTGCTCGATCAGGTCGAGCATCTGCGCCGGATTGCTGAGCGTCAGCTCAAGCGCGCGCGTCTGGCTGGGGCGGGCGGTGTGGGTGAGTTCTTCGAGCCAGCCGCCGAGCTACCGGTGCTCAAGCGCCTGCTCGAACGCATCCATGCCGGGCGGGCGTTGCGGATCGATCTGGAGTGCGTGATCGATGCGCCCCTCGCCCTTGATCGCGAGGACATGCTGGAGCTGCTCGGCAATCTGCTCGACAACGCCTGCAAGTGGGCGCGCGAGCGCGTGCGCGCCCGACTCCATGTCGAGGCCGGGACACTGGTCTTGCTGGTCGAGGACGATGGTCCGGGCTGTTCGGAGGATGCCATCGCCGACATCACCGAACGCGGGGTGCGACTCGATGAAGAGGTCGGCGGGCATGGTCTGGGGCTGGCAATCGTCAAGGAGATCGTCGCCGGCTATCAGGGGGTTCTGGGCTTCGAGCGCGCGGGTGAACTCGGTGGGTTGCGCGTAGATGTCCGGTTGCCGCTCCAGGACCAGGGACTCGACGGACGCTGA
- a CDS encoding TolC family protein — MDSHSPLTSKTGHRRRARLILFCLLLTSATASAGTLGEAIDSALDLEGQRARVGALRDEGEATRRQAESLVAGDPGLRVKHLSDQAIANEGAYEWEAMVELPLWMPGQRTARQAVAAALGEQAETLAGLLRWEMAGRVREAVWNARLTQGRADQAAQALANARALATTVDKRLAAGDLARVDALVAHQAVLDREAEHQSARMEAEEALARYRHLTGQTTLPDDSDEAVPPDLSDQLPPDHPLMREADSAVGVARRQRDQARSERTGHPVLSLGTTVTRDARGADQNTALQLELSIPFGLASQSAPSIAAAERVYTEQASERQSLLRQAEAELIAAHLGRRGAAESLAIAERRQEAAREAFALVRRAFELGEADLTTRLRAEDSAREANVALELRRLEQGRARARLNQALGVIPQ; from the coding sequence ATGGACTCACATAGCCCTCTCACATCAAAGACCGGTCATCGCCGCCGAGCGCGGCTGATCCTGTTCTGCCTGCTCCTGACTTCGGCCACGGCGAGCGCCGGCACGCTGGGCGAGGCGATCGACTCGGCGCTCGATCTGGAAGGCCAGCGTGCGCGGGTCGGTGCGCTTCGCGACGAAGGCGAGGCCACGCGCCGTCAGGCCGAAAGCCTGGTGGCCGGCGATCCGGGACTGCGCGTCAAGCACCTGAGCGATCAGGCGATCGCGAACGAAGGTGCCTACGAATGGGAGGCGATGGTCGAACTGCCGCTCTGGATGCCGGGACAGCGCACGGCGCGTCAGGCCGTCGCCGCCGCGCTCGGCGAGCAGGCCGAGACGCTCGCCGGACTCCTGCGCTGGGAGATGGCCGGACGGGTGCGCGAGGCGGTCTGGAACGCGCGTCTGACCCAGGGTCGGGCCGATCAAGCGGCTCAGGCGCTGGCGAATGCACGCGCCCTGGCGACGACGGTCGACAAGCGTCTGGCGGCCGGCGATCTGGCGCGCGTCGATGCCCTGGTGGCCCATCAGGCCGTGCTCGATCGCGAGGCCGAACACCAGTCGGCGCGGATGGAGGCCGAGGAGGCGCTCGCGCGCTATCGCCATCTGACGGGACAGACGACTCTGCCTGACGACAGCGATGAGGCCGTGCCACCGGACCTGAGCGACCAGCTTCCGCCCGATCATCCGCTCATGCGCGAGGCCGACAGTGCCGTCGGGGTCGCGCGTCGTCAGCGCGACCAGGCGCGCAGCGAACGCACCGGCCATCCCGTCCTGAGCCTGGGTACCACAGTCACACGGGACGCGCGCGGTGCCGATCAAAACACCGCGCTCCAGCTCGAACTCTCCATTCCCTTTGGACTCGCCAGCCAGTCCGCGCCAAGCATCGCCGCCGCCGAACGGGTCTATACCGAGCAGGCCAGCGAACGCCAGAGTCTGCTCCGTCAGGCCGAAGCCGAGCTCATCGCCGCACATCTCGGCCGGCGCGGTGCTGCCGAATCGCTCGCGATCGCCGAACGGCGCCAGGAGGCTGCGCGCGAGGCGTTCGCCCTGGTGCGACGCGCCTTTGAACTCGGCGAGGCCGATCTCACGACCCGGCTACGCGCCGAGGACAGCGCCCGCGAGGCCAATGTCGCGCTGGAATTGCGACGCCTCGAACAGGGCCGCGCCCGCGCCCGACTCAATCAAGCCCTGGGAGTCATTCCACAGTGA
- a CDS encoding efflux RND transporter periplasmic adaptor subunit yields the protein MPTTRFKRAWPGLALLFLLAPLGGRAGDTIPMSAEQQQAFKIQWTAPQAATEQHSRRYPAAVVVPNPQLRVVAAPWSGVLERLRVAEGEVVSAGQILAELRSPALIEAQSAYLESLIRLELAERERNRDRTLQREGLIAERRSVESESKYREQATLVDHKRQLLELAGLSAEDIATLTRTRRLTSVLPVRAPIGGVVLEQLVSTGQSVDGATALYRLGDLDPLWLEIHVPADQVAGLQIGARVWPTAQPDLAGRLITIGQWVDERDQGVVVRAEIHDPSGQLRPGQFVEVQLATATATEAAGWRLPAAALVRQGAEVYVFVARPGGFEALPVTLIAREEQDAVVSAAALSTEDRVAITGVVALKAAWLGGE from the coding sequence ATGCCGACGACTCGATTCAAACGGGCGTGGCCCGGTCTGGCGCTCTTGTTCCTGCTCGCTCCGCTCGGCGGCCGGGCGGGCGACACCATCCCCATGAGCGCCGAACAGCAACAGGCGTTCAAGATCCAATGGACCGCGCCCCAGGCCGCCACCGAACAGCATTCACGCCGGTATCCCGCCGCCGTGGTCGTCCCCAATCCGCAACTGCGGGTGGTGGCCGCGCCCTGGAGCGGTGTGCTCGAACGTCTGCGGGTTGCCGAGGGCGAGGTGGTCAGCGCCGGTCAGATCCTGGCCGAGTTGCGCAGCCCCGCCTTGATCGAAGCCCAGAGCGCCTATCTGGAGTCGCTGATCCGGCTCGAACTCGCCGAGCGTGAGCGCAACCGTGACCGCACACTCCAGCGCGAGGGACTCATCGCCGAGCGGCGCTCGGTCGAAAGCGAATCCAAATACCGCGAACAGGCGACCCTGGTCGATCACAAACGCCAGTTGCTCGAACTCGCCGGACTCTCGGCCGAGGACATCGCGACCCTGACCCGGACCCGGCGTCTGACCAGCGTGCTGCCGGTCCGTGCCCCGATCGGCGGCGTGGTCCTGGAGCAATTGGTGAGCACCGGCCAGTCGGTCGACGGCGCCACCGCGCTCTATCGTCTCGGCGATCTCGATCCGCTGTGGCTGGAGATCCATGTCCCCGCCGACCAGGTCGCCGGTCTCCAGATCGGCGCGCGGGTGTGGCCGACCGCCCAGCCGGATCTCGCCGGACGGCTCATCACCATCGGTCAGTGGGTCGACGAGCGCGATCAGGGCGTGGTGGTGCGCGCCGAGATCCACGATCCGAGCGGCCAACTGCGTCCGGGGCAGTTCGTGGAGGTGCAGTTGGCGACCGCGACGGCGACCGAGGCGGCAGGCTGGCGGCTACCGGCGGCGGCCCTGGTGCGTCAGGGTGCGGAGGTCTACGTGTTCGTCGCCCGTCCCGGCGGCTTCGAGGCGCTGCCCGTGACCCTGATCGCCCGCGAGGAACAGGACGCCGTGGTGAGTGCGGCCGCGTTGAGCACCGAGGATCGCGTGGCCATCACCGGCGTGGTGGCGCTCAAGGCCGCCTGGCTGGGAGGCGAGTGA
- a CDS encoding efflux RND transporter permease subunit translates to MLARLIQFALTQRLLMLLVVALLIGGGWRAVQLTPIDAFPDVSTTQVKIIVKAPGMTPEEVAARITSLIEVEMLGLPRQTMLRSIAKYALTDITIDFAEGTDIVWARQQVAERLNSVWGNLPEGIEGGIAPMTTPLGEMFMFSIEGGSLSLAERRDLLDWTIRPALRSVPGVADVNALGGFVTTFEVVPDNARLAARSLSLEQLRAAIAANNRNDGAGRLDEGEEVLLVRSAGAIQTLDDLGAIVVGGDTRQPVRVADIAEVRLSALTRYGAVTRNGQGETVQALVLALRGANARALVDGIQAKLDELAPSLPEGVRLDVFYNRGVLVERAVQTVSKALIEATILVIVLLVLFLGDARAALTVALILPLAALATFILMQQFGLSANLMSLGGLAIAIGMLVDAAVVVVENVVTQLAQSGSGRRLPRLHLIYRATREVAVPVSSGILIIIIVFLPLLTLQGLEGKLFVPVALTIVFALASALLLSLTVIPVLASYLLKAGHGEHEPWLPRMLGRLYAPVLTTALRHSRWVIAAAILLLVVAGYVYTLIGKAFMPTLDEGNLIVQLEKLPSITLAESIAIDQRVQRAILEEVPEVESIVARAGSDELGLDPMGLNQTDSFLVLKPMEEWRVPDKEALVESIRRVLERFPGVEYAFTQPIEMRVSEMLTGVRGDLAVKIFGPDPARLDQLAESVVGVLQGLDGAQDVYTPRNAGAQYLNLVVDRLETGRLGIDADTLAGTLRAQVEGVTVGTVYLEGKRRPVVIRGPEDLRQSPVRFASLRVAPPEGGSVPLTNLARLERIEGPVALTRERGNNLSVAIANVGGRDLVGFVEEARRAVSAQVELPPGYWLEWGGEFENQQRAAARLALVVPIALGLIFLVLFSTFGSVSQALLVLSNVPFALIGGVFALALTGEYLSVPASVGFIALLGIAVLNGVVMLTYFNQLRALGRPMDVVVVEGAQRRLRPVLMTANIAAFGLVPLLFATGPGSEIQRPLAIVVIGGLLSATLLTLILLPILYRRFGDRQRVKRASAPPAVEQGATATQPGDIDHV, encoded by the coding sequence ATGCTCGCGCGTCTGATCCAGTTCGCGCTCACTCAGCGGCTGCTGATGCTGCTGGTCGTGGCGCTGCTCATCGGCGGCGGCTGGCGCGCCGTTCAACTCACGCCCATCGACGCCTTTCCCGACGTCTCGACCACTCAGGTCAAAATCATCGTCAAGGCGCCGGGCATGACTCCCGAGGAAGTGGCCGCGCGCATCACCAGTCTGATCGAGGTCGAGATGCTGGGTCTGCCGCGTCAGACCATGCTGCGCTCGATCGCCAAGTACGCGCTCACCGACATCACCATCGATTTTGCCGAGGGGACCGACATCGTCTGGGCACGCCAACAGGTCGCCGAGCGGCTCAACAGTGTCTGGGGCAATCTGCCCGAGGGCATCGAGGGTGGGATCGCGCCCATGACCACGCCCCTGGGCGAGATGTTCATGTTCAGCATCGAGGGCGGTTCGCTCAGTCTCGCCGAGCGGCGCGACCTGCTCGACTGGACCATCCGTCCCGCCCTGCGCTCGGTGCCCGGCGTGGCCGACGTCAACGCGCTCGGCGGTTTCGTGACCACCTTCGAGGTGGTGCCGGACAATGCGCGGCTGGCGGCGCGCAGCCTCAGTCTGGAGCAGTTGCGCGCCGCCATCGCGGCCAACAATCGCAACGACGGGGCCGGCCGGCTCGACGAGGGCGAGGAAGTCCTGCTGGTACGCAGCGCCGGCGCCATCCAGACGCTCGACGACCTGGGCGCGATCGTGGTCGGCGGCGACACCCGCCAGCCGGTGCGCGTGGCCGATATCGCCGAGGTCCGACTCTCGGCCCTGACCCGCTACGGCGCCGTGACCCGCAATGGTCAGGGCGAGACGGTCCAGGCGCTGGTGCTGGCGCTGCGCGGCGCCAATGCGCGCGCCCTGGTCGACGGTATCCAGGCCAAGCTCGACGAACTGGCGCCCAGCCTGCCCGAGGGCGTCAGGCTCGATGTCTTCTACAACCGTGGCGTACTGGTCGAGCGCGCGGTCCAGACCGTCTCCAAGGCGCTGATCGAGGCCACGATCCTGGTCATCGTGCTGCTGGTGCTCTTTCTCGGCGACGCGCGCGCCGCTCTGACCGTGGCCCTGATCCTGCCGCTGGCGGCGCTGGCGACCTTCATCCTGATGCAGCAGTTCGGACTCTCGGCCAACCTGATGTCGCTCGGCGGACTGGCGATCGCCATCGGTATGCTGGTCGATGCCGCCGTGGTGGTGGTCGAGAACGTCGTCACCCAGCTCGCTCAGAGCGGATCGGGTCGGCGTCTGCCGCGCCTGCACCTGATCTATCGCGCCACGCGCGAGGTGGCGGTGCCTGTGTCCTCGGGCATCCTGATCATCATCATCGTCTTTCTGCCGCTGCTGACGCTCCAGGGTCTGGAAGGCAAGCTGTTCGTGCCGGTGGCCCTGACCATCGTCTTTGCGCTCGCCAGTGCGCTCCTGCTCTCGCTCACTGTCATCCCCGTGCTGGCTTCCTATCTGCTCAAGGCCGGGCACGGCGAGCACGAACCCTGGCTGCCGCGCATGCTCGGGCGTCTCTATGCCCCGGTGCTGACGACGGCTCTGCGTCATTCGCGCTGGGTCATCGCCGCCGCCATCCTGCTGCTGGTGGTCGCCGGCTATGTCTACACCCTGATCGGCAAGGCGTTCATGCCGACGCTCGACGAGGGCAACCTGATCGTGCAGCTCGAAAAGCTGCCCTCGATCACCCTGGCCGAGTCGATCGCCATCGATCAGCGGGTCCAGCGCGCCATTCTCGAAGAGGTGCCCGAGGTCGAGTCCATCGTCGCCCGCGCCGGCTCGGATGAACTGGGCCTCGATCCCATGGGTCTCAATCAGACCGACAGCTTCCTCGTGCTCAAGCCGATGGAAGAATGGCGCGTGCCGGACAAGGAGGCGCTGGTCGAGTCGATCCGCCGGGTGCTCGAACGCTTCCCCGGTGTCGAGTACGCCTTCACCCAGCCGATCGAGATGCGCGTCTCGGAGATGCTCACCGGCGTGCGCGGCGATCTGGCGGTCAAGATCTTCGGCCCGGACCCGGCGCGGCTCGACCAGCTCGCCGAGTCGGTGGTCGGCGTGCTCCAGGGCCTCGACGGCGCTCAGGATGTCTACACGCCACGCAACGCGGGTGCGCAATATCTGAATCTGGTCGTCGATCGTCTGGAGACCGGACGGCTCGGCATCGACGCCGACACGCTCGCCGGGACGCTGCGCGCCCAGGTCGAGGGCGTCACGGTCGGCACCGTCTATCTGGAAGGCAAGCGGCGACCCGTGGTGATCCGCGGCCCCGAGGATCTGCGCCAGTCGCCGGTTCGCTTCGCCAGTCTGCGCGTGGCCCCGCCCGAGGGCGGCTCGGTTCCGCTGACCAATCTGGCGCGACTCGAGCGCATCGAGGGGCCGGTGGCCCTGACCCGCGAACGCGGCAACAATCTGTCGGTGGCTATCGCCAACGTCGGGGGGCGCGATCTGGTCGGTTTCGTCGAGGAGGCGCGGCGCGCCGTGAGCGCGCAGGTCGAGCTACCGCCCGGCTACTGGCTCGAATGGGGCGGCGAGTTCGAGAACCAGCAGCGTGCCGCCGCGCGTCTGGCGCTGGTGGTGCCGATCGCCCTGGGGCTGATCTTCCTGGTGTTGTTCTCGACCTTCGGCTCGGTCAGTCAGGCGTTGCTGGTGCTCTCGAACGTGCCCTTTGCGCTCATCGGCGGGGTGTTCGCGCTGGCGCTCACCGGGGAATATCTCTCGGTGCCGGCCTCGGTCGGCTTCATCGCCCTGCTCGGTATCGCGGTGCTCAACGGCGTGGTGATGCTGACCTATTTCAATCAACTGCGCGCGCTCGGGCGACCGATGGACGTGGTCGTGGTCGAGGGCGCACAGCGGCGTCTGCGTCCGGTGTTGATGACGGCCAACATCGCCGCCTTCGGACTCGTGCCACTGCTGTTCGCCACCGGCCCAGGTTCAGAGATCCAGCGCCCGCTGGCCATCGTGGTCATCGGCGGCCTGCTCAGCGCGACCCTGCTGACCCTGATCCTGTTGCCCATCCTCTATCGGCGTTTCGGTGATCGGCAGCGCGTGAAGCGCGCCTCCGCGCCGCCCGCCGTAGAGCAAGGGGCCACCGCCACCCAGCCGGGAGACATCGATCATGTCTGA
- a CDS encoding DUF3240 family protein produces the protein MSDTVLYLVIPPRAEDLLTEWLLEREDVPGFTSLPVSGHGSSESSMSLAEQVAGRSRRVLFMLHLPLSVAEALLAALAEEFRGGDLHYWLVPSLKAGRLNA, from the coding sequence ATGTCTGACACCGTGCTTTATCTGGTCATCCCGCCGCGCGCCGAGGATCTGCTGACCGAATGGCTGCTCGAACGCGAGGACGTGCCCGGATTCACCAGCCTGCCGGTGTCCGGTCATGGTTCCTCGGAGTCCTCGATGAGTCTCGCCGAACAGGTCGCGGGGCGCAGTCGGCGGGTGCTGTTCATGCTCCATCTGCCGCTGTCGGTCGCCGAGGCGCTGCTGGCGGCGCTGGCCGAGGAGTTCCGGGGCGGCGATCTGCATTACTGGCTGGTTCCGTCCTTGAAGGCCGGGCGGCTCAATGCCTGA
- a CDS encoding cytochrome-c peroxidase — protein sequence MTLAGLLAAAPIAQADADLVALGKALFFDATLSEPPGQSCASCHAPIAGWTSPDSALNAAGGVHEGAVAGRFGNRRPLMAAYASFSPPLHLDGEEDHFVGGNFWDGRATGWLLGHPTAEQAQGPFLNPVEQNLTDDAELVRRVCAGPSGGALRAWFGESACANPTDGFNAIAQALLAFESSPEMNAFSSKYDYHLKDPQRYPLTEQEQLGLMLFERKDKGNCAACHPHTPGSNGEPPLFTDFTYDNLGVGRNPDNPWYRQNERNPEGAAWRDPGLGGFLKTVPRFADRTGENLGKFKVPSLRNADLRPSEGFAKSYMHNGAHKSLEEVVHFYNTRDTKPVCERIDAPEPGQNCWPEPEIAANVNTDELGNLGLSAEEEAAIVAFMRTLNDGWSPPKD from the coding sequence TTGACCCTGGCCGGCCTCCTGGCCGCCGCACCGATCGCCCAGGCCGACGCGGATCTGGTGGCGCTCGGCAAGGCGCTCTTCTTCGATGCCACGCTCTCCGAGCCGCCCGGACAGTCCTGCGCGAGCTGTCATGCGCCGATCGCCGGCTGGACCAGCCCGGACAGCGCGCTCAATGCCGCCGGCGGTGTGCATGAAGGCGCGGTCGCCGGACGCTTCGGCAACCGCCGTCCACTGATGGCGGCTTACGCCAGCTTCAGTCCGCCGCTGCATCTCGATGGCGAGGAAGACCATTTCGTCGGCGGCAATTTCTGGGATGGTCGCGCCACCGGCTGGCTGCTCGGTCATCCGACGGCCGAACAGGCACAGGGGCCGTTTCTCAATCCGGTCGAACAGAATCTGACGGATGATGCCGAACTCGTGCGGCGTGTCTGTGCCGGACCCTCGGGCGGCGCGCTGCGTGCCTGGTTCGGCGAGTCGGCGTGTGCCAATCCGACCGATGGTTTCAACGCCATCGCCCAAGCGTTGCTGGCCTTCGAATCATCGCCGGAGATGAACGCCTTCAGCTCCAAGTACGACTACCACCTCAAGGATCCGCAACGCTATCCGCTCACCGAGCAGGAACAGCTCGGTCTGATGCTCTTCGAACGCAAGGACAAGGGCAACTGTGCCGCCTGTCACCCGCACACCCCCGGATCCAATGGCGAGCCGCCGCTCTTCACCGACTTCACCTATGACAATCTCGGTGTCGGGCGTAACCCGGACAATCCCTGGTACCGGCAGAACGAGCGCAACCCCGAGGGTGCGGCCTGGCGTGATCCCGGACTCGGCGGCTTCCTCAAGACGGTGCCGCGCTTCGCCGATCGCACCGGGGAGAACCTGGGCAAGTTCAAGGTGCCCAGTCTGCGCAATGCCGATCTTCGGCCCTCTGAAGGCTTCGCCAAGAGCTACATGCACAACGGCGCCCACAAGAGCCTGGAAGAGGTCGTCCACTTCTACAACACCCGCGATACCAAGCCGGTGTGCGAGCGGATCGACGCGCCCGAGCCGGGCCAAAACTGCTGGCCCGAGCCTGAGATCGCCGCCAACGTCAACACTGATGAACTCGGCAATCTCGGTCTGAGCGCCGAGGAGGAAGCGGCCATCGTCGCCTTCATGCGCACGCTCAACGATGGCTGGAGTCCTCCGAAGGATTGA